GTTGCTGACAAGTTGTTCACACCATTCAAGGGTATTAATGGTGGCAACATTCCCTGTATTCCTTCTCcccaaattttttttaattatctagAAAGAATAGTTCATATTTTCTATAGAGGTCTTTATGGTAAAGTGAGGAATAACATTCAAGATGCAAAAGACTTGTTATTAGTCTTCTTCAGCCATAAAAGATTGTTTCAGAAGATTACGTATTGAAAGGGGAATCATCAGCTCAGAAGGACAAAGGAATAAGCTTACAAAGGCACCCTAACAAAAGGAGTGccatttatttacatttcagtGGACACACCAAATCACACTAATGGTTTGGAAGGTGTTCCTAGGGGAATATCTCTGCCAGACACAGATGCTATGTGTGACTTTGAAAGCACATGCAGAAGGAAGGGTGTTTTCATTGAATCCTTCTTTGGATATCATGCATCCTTAGGAGTTTTCCCAGCAAAGTTAAGATATCTGTCTCTGAAAGCGTCTAAGTGAggtaattttttgttgttgttttgttttattttttttgtggacAGGGTAGAAGTTGTGACTGTAGCCAGAGCATGAAATCTATTTAACATACACTGGTGGCACATGGTCTGCTGGGAATCATAGTGAGATGACCCAGTTCAGAGAATTCGACTTTGGCATCAGTTTAGGAGCAAGTGCTGAATCTTGCAGGCCCTTGTATAGATTATGCATAATAATTGTTTTTGTGCTGTATATGCTTAacgtttttttttctttttctttttttccctcacctCCCAGGGTAAAACTGTTACCTTGAAGCTAAAGAATGTGAACTTTGAAGTGAAAACAAGAGCTTCGACTgtactttcttctgtttctactGAGGAGGAAATATTTGCTGTTGCTAAAGACTTGTTAGGAACAGAAATTGATAGTGTTGCTCCTCATCCTTTACGAATAAGACTTATGggtaaaatatttcaaacatgTTCTTCCTGTTCAGAATTAGGTCTTGCAGTGTATGAATGTAATAGACTATACTCTAAAGTAGAATTGGTATAAATGTCTTTATCTTTTCTCCATTACCTTGGTAGTTTTTGCAAAGTGAAACAAATCTAGAGTGCTGAATACTTAGGAAGGTTTTACTAATTGAGGTTGTACTTTTCCTAACACCTGTTGGCCTTGGAACAACATGCACATTGACATGAGAGTAGAATCTTAACACATAGCAGTGCTTAATTCTGCTGCCGTGAAAGAGCTTTTAAATCTGCCTTGCACCACAGCAACAGGTAGTTTCTGTCCATAACATCTTGTAGaaacaaatgctttaaaaaaaaagtgcttatgGATCTGAAGATGCTGTGTTCTGCAAGAAATTTGAAAATtagagttaaaaataaattctaagaCCCATGTGTTTCAGATGCTTACACATTCTGCTTGAACCTTTCAGTAATATATAAAGATTACTTGTCTGTGGTATTAGAATgggttgaagaaaaaaatattttgttgggGAAACTTAATGCAAAACTCTCATTCAGACTGAATTCTAGGTAATTATTTTAAGTTTATGGCCTCATGTTGTGGTGTAATCAGTTAAAACTTCATGGGTGTTGAAATGAATAGTATGGTTGGCAAGTATTTGGGTCTGAAAAAATTATATAGAACTTGTGATCCATTGTTAGCATTTGCAGGTAGTACAGCTTCCATTTACAGATAAAATGCTGTTGTGTTGAGTGGGTGTATACCTCAAAAGGTGTTAATTAAGAGTTATTATCAAGTTTTCATAAAATTGGTATtataaatttgtttttcatcattAGGTGTACGAGTATCAGGATTTCTAagtgaagaagagaagaagtaCCAACAAAAAAGCATTACAAGTTTCCTAAAATCAGGAAGAGAAGTTGGTTTTCTTAGTCTTCAGCCAGGGATGTCCAACCAAGAATGTTTCAcaaaaaattcagaagcatCTCCCAGAGGGAGTTTTTTTGATAAAAAGCGAGCTGCAAGACAACTAAACAGGGAGAATTTTTCTCCAAATGAAACTGTAGGTAAACAACCTTTTCATGATAGGAAATCATCAGCAAAATTtgtggaagaaacaaagaaagtcaCAGACTTGCAGAGTTCTAATGTATGTAAGATCTTCACCTGCCCTGTTTGCTTTGAGGAGCAAAGCAGCAATAATTTGGAAGAGCTTAATAGGCATATTGATGAGTGCCTCAATGGAACTTTTATTAAAGATACTGTGGAAATGTCCAAGAATAACAATTCAGGAGAAAGTACACTTAACTTTCTACCacaagttaaaaatgaaaatgttgatgagtgtcaaaaaaataaaaaagatcaaTTAGCAGGATCAGACCAGTCTGCAAGTACATCTGACAAATCTACTAGCAATAGCACAGATAAATTCACCCAGGTAATATCTGATAAACCTAATAGAGAAAGACAGCCTAGCAATCTCAGTGATATGGCTAGAAATGTGTGTATGAAACAGTGTCTCTTCCCCATGAGGATTTCACAAGGCAGTGAAGACCATTTTGGAAAAACTGAACATACAGAAGAAACTAGTTCATCTTGTTTCTTTGAAGCCAAAGAAGAGAGTGTTCTTGTTTGTCCAGTTTGTAATTCAGAACAGAAAACCACCAGTCTTGTGTCATTTAACAGACATGTGGATGTCTGCTTAAATAAAGGTCTTATCCAGgaactgacagaaaaaaaagattttcccACTAAGACCTATAATATGGAAAACTCAGACAGAGTTGGTGAGTATGCACGTTAGGATATATTTGATTCCTCAAATGATCTGCTTGTACACTTAAATAATTTGGTAATGGTATATTTGGAACTTCTCAGGGCTTTGAGGTTTTTGCAACAAATTCATTTGAATAAGGCCTGTGtaagagcaaatatttttattttaaaaacgtCAAATCAGTTTTCATGATGAACTAGTTTTATGAATGTGATGGTAGTTATACAGTGCATTCTCATTTACCATGATGGTGACATAGGAATTACAGCTCATTTCTGTAAATTGCCTGTTTGCTAACCCCAGCCATGTTCAGAAAGGTGTTAGTAAGGCTTCTGATATTGAagtgaaaatgaatgaaaacgTCTTCAGGCTGGATTGTTTCACAGATTCAGTGGAGGCAAAAACAGAGAGATGGTGAACTAAAGCATAAAGGCAAGAACTTGCAAGAGTGTTTTACATCTAATAAATATAACATAACTGTACCTGTAACATGCCAAGTGGTTTCTCTTTTTGATGAAGAGTCAGTCTTTGGTCAGCTTACAACACATGGGCATGTAGTTAAGTATTTGTTTAAAGTACCTTTTCCCTGATGTAGCTTCGAAGCTTTATAAGAGGAATGAAAACGTTAGTGTGTTAGAATTATGAAAACACAACTAAGACTTACAATATGTATCTTTTACACAGAAAATTTTATAGGCAGTGTTGTTATTGCGTGTGAAAACaagctttgttttaaattaaaaacttgCTGTTGGcaaagattctttttttcctccctgcaagataaaaaaaataattaaaaatatgtttttcaacAGCCACCTTGAAAATCAACTACTATTGCTGAGAACTAAAAGAAGGTTCAGATTAATCCCTTACAATTCAGTAAACTAAAGTCTTTTCAGTTGTCTCTTTTAAAAGCGTTATTATAAACTACAGTACTCAAACTGCAGACAATAAGATGTTGTCTGCTCCTTGAAACAGATTGCATTCACTTATGTTCAAAAAACACAGCTTTAGCTAAAACTGTCCTTTCAAATGTGCTGCCATATATGTAATTTCTGAAGCTTGCTTTCTTTATTGAAGTAATTTTGTTGTTTACAATTACTTTTCAGGAGGTTTAAGCAGAGGACAGCAATGCACAAATCCATCACAAGGAACAAAAAGGTAGGGGTTTTCTGGAAACTTGATGACAcaactcattttaaaatgataaacttcagaaaaatattcagtattGTAAAAGTTGTGTAGATATGCATTGTATATTTTAACCTCTTACTggtttttattctctcttcaaCTTTAGGTCTGGACTAACAACTTCACAGTCAGTATCAAAAAAGGCGAAGTCGAGCAATTCCAAGCATACAATAGAAAAGTTTTTTAAATGACTGTGTGGCAACATATTCTATATGAAGTATTTCATAGTATTTTATGACTGCAAATTCCTTTAGTGTTATTGGTGGACTGGATGCAGGAGCCTGTCACTTTGGAGCCATTGTATGAATGTGTAGAAAGGACGTGATGTTTGAGATAGAAGAGGTAAAACTGAGTTTGGGGCATGTGATGGGTTTTGGGgcgctttttttttattttcccagttgTTTCCAAGAATCAAAATTCTCTAGCACTTCAACTTTGTTTGTATTGAACATGTGGGGATCTTTGTTAGAGTCACGAGCAGCCTCATGAATTCTCTCTGCTGTTGAACAAAGAGAACGGGGATTAGAGCTGCCATTGAAACAGCCTGTAGGGCAAAAAAGCAGGTATCATTAGCCGGGGTGCCATGCTGTGCTTACTGAAGGCCCTCTTCCCACATCTGACCTGCCTTCTCCATGTTGGTTGTATTGGCTGTTTTAGCCATAGTAGCTCAGGCTGACACTGCCTTGGACAATTAAACACCAAATTTAATTGTGGTACTAGGTGTGTGATAACAAAGAAGAGCTGAGTTGCTTCATTTCAGCTTATGAACATCTGCCTTCTCAGTGGACACAAACACTGACTGGTCTTGCAGTTTCAAAGGAAAAGATCAAGAATTTGAAGCACAGTCAAGCTTTCATTGTTGTCGTGGCAAGTGACTTCAGTACAAGTTGATGGACCAGCCCTGAAGGACTCATTGTGATGAGAAGCAGGATGACttcattgattttaaaaaatgttaataagcCTGTTGATGAAAGAGGGATTTCTCCAGGTTAGTCACACAAATGCTGTTTGATCATTGGGCTTTCCAAAGAGACTGAGAACTTCAGTTTTCTTCACAATTATGAAATAGTTACACATCAGTAGCACTAAATTTACTCTAAATAAAAGGTCTCATGGTGCAATAATAATATGAATGATGTGCAAATATGGAAGATGCTGAActtttttattgcttatttgtctttttctttgaaattattttgtatttctgaataAACAATCTTATGAGTGCATATGTGGAAGGAGGAAGTCGTTAAagtgcaaatatttaaaataatgtgttcagatttttttctgttcacacCAAATGGCTTATATGTGGATGTTTtattataattaaatatttatcagGATAATAATTTATGATAACAGTGTATTTCTTAAAAGTTACACGAACAACATCAAACCCTGTATGAATTACAAACTGCTTTTTCATTGCAAAATCTGTAAAAGAAGCAGCTACTACAGAAAcgtgttttgttgtttaattGTATTGGAAGTATCTGGGGGTTTCcttgattttaaataaatgaatatgtACCTGGTACATTTTAGATGCCCAGGCTAAGTCCAgaatgtgggggttttgtttccaaatttGCTGGAATGACTTCACCATCTCTACTTGCTCACCTGTTTGATTGCCAGGTGCCACTGTACCCACAGGTCTGTCATTTGGACTCATGTCAGTGCTCCCTTATCTGCTTTGGACCAGGTCAGCTGGCCTGATTCAGACTATGTAAGCTGAATCAGTTGACTTTTTCTAAACCAGATCAGTAAGCATTCAGCATGAGCTCTTCCATTGACAGAGGTGGGAACTAGAAACTTTTGGTAGGAAAGACATAAAAGCAACTCAGGGAACAATGATTTAAGCTAATGCTGCTGTTTAGACAGTGAACATCTGTCCCTTTATAAGTTTGTATCTGTCTGATTCAATAAAAAAGTGTAGACTCTAAGTATTACTTgtcattttgtgtttttctttaaaatgtatttttacatatgCATTACTTAGCAAAAAGTAAACTACTGTAAGTACTTGAACAAGTGAAATTGTTTTGGTTTAACCTGAGCAGTTGTCATActatcagtttaaaaaaaaaaagtaagttaaAGTCATGGAGTATGTTGGAGTTAGTGTGGAAATAAAACCCACACTGTGATTCTAAAGCCAGAAAGGTCTCTTTTTGAGATGTATGTAAAAATAGAGCTTTTGGAGAGGTTATTCTGTGTGCTTAGAGAAAGTGCTTCGTGAAATTATTGGAATGTTTTTCATGTAAATTATTTACTGCAATGAAAAACAGGAGCCTTTTTTCTATTCCTTATAGGTTATCATGGCACCTTTATTACTGTTTTTATCTGAAGAAGGCCTTCAGTATCGTCATGAAGTTCtgcaatatgattttttttaatctcggTTCTTGTGGAGAAGACCATGTACaccatgtttttgttttgtatttttctcagtGTATTTGCATGTTATATAATTGACCTTAAGGACTATCAGGGAGTGCGAGAGTGCAATAGACCCCTAGGGTTGCACCCTGCCTTCCCTGAGGCAGGTCCAGCAGGTAGACAGGGCACAGGGAACTCGCTATCCCCTGTCTGCATGGCGGAACGTGGTGGCTCAAGGGATAGGGGACAACGGCAGCGTGTttctgcccagcacagcaggatGGTCTCTGCTGTGACTACCTGCCCAGCTTCCCTTGCACAACCAGTATGAGGCTATGCAAGTGGAACCAAACAACAATGCTGAGGATGATGGTTCAGCTAAGCTGGAGGTGCTGCAGAGATCAAGTCAGTCTATGCCCTTCATTTAAACAGCTgctataaagaagaaaaggtagGTTATTGTCACAGGAGACTCCCTTCTGAAGGGAACAGGAGGTTCTTTATGCAGACTGGACCCACTTCCTAGGGgagtctgctgcctccctggggccagcGTTAAAGGTGTGAAAACTTCCTGCGCTGGTGCAGCCCTCAGATTATTaacctttcttaatttttcaggtaggcagtgatgagactgaaaagggaaatcCAAAGGCAATCAAGAGAGACTTCAGAGACTTGGGATGACTGTTAAGCAATCAGGAGCACAAGTAGTGTTCTCCTCTGTCCCCTCAGTTGCAGGAAATGATGAGGGAAGACACTCCAGATCAATACCTGGCTGCAGGACTGGTGTCACTGGcagaatttggggttttttgatgACAGGTTGGTTTAAATGTCACCCGGTCTGCTGATGACAAATGAGGGCACAGCTGTctcaaagagaggaaaagatcCTTGGGCAGGagttagcagggctcattgaaagagctttaaacGAGGTTTgaagaggggaggagagaaaaCGAGGAGTAGCAGAGATAAACCCAAAGGTGGTAGGCCAGCATTTGAGGGATGGGGTGCTAGTGTGCCCCTTTGTCTACTGTCTCGGTGGAGGTAGGGGATCCAGAACCATGTGGTAGAAGAGACAT
The Columba livia isolate bColLiv1 breed racing homer chromosome Z, bColLiv1.pat.W.v2, whole genome shotgun sequence genome window above contains:
- the POLK gene encoding DNA polymerase kappa isoform X2; its protein translation is MKKVGNSSCSDGFLLRMGLNDNKAGMQGLDKEKINKIIMEATKGSRFYENELKKDQQVNQRIEKMMQLKEKITTQQLLKAQLQVDKLVIELEQNRNLNNTIVHIDMDAFYAAVEMRDNPELKEKPIAVGSMSMLSTSNYHARRFGVRAAMPGFIAKKLCPHLTIVPLNFEKYGKVSKEVREILSEYDPNFMPMGLDEAYLNLTEHLEERQNWPEDRRRFFFNTESTTEKVLFEDNTPLMDDDPEQRHQSEENSVVFGNSAEEVVKEIRFRIEQKTQLTASAGIAPNTMLAKMCSDCNKPNGQYKIPPERQAVLDFLKDLPIRKVPGIGKVTEKMLKALGIVTCSELYQQRALLSLLFSEASWRNFLDISLGLGSTHLEKDGERKSMSTERTFSEMNTAEDQYSLCRELCRDLAQELQKEGLKGKTVTLKLKNVNFEVKTRASTVLSSVSTEEEIFAVAKDLLGTEIDSVAPHPLRIRLMGVRVSGFLSEEEKKYQQKSITSFLKSGREVGFLSLQPGMSNQECFTKNSEASPRGSFFDKKRAARQLNRENFSPNETVGKQPFHDRKSSAKFVEETKKVTDLQSSNVCKIFTCPVCFEEQSSNNLEELNRHIDECLNGTFIKDTVEMSKNNNSGESTLNFLPQVKNENVDECQKNKKDQLAGSDQSASTSDKSTSNSTDKFTQVISDKPNRERQPSNLSDMARNVCMKQCLFPMRISQGSEDHFGKTEHTEETSSSCFFEAKEESVLVCPVCNSEQKTTSLVSFNRHVDVCLNKGLIQELTEKKDFPTKTYNMENSDRVGGLSRGQQCTNPSQGTKRSGLTTSQSVSKKAKSSNSKHTIEKFFK
- the POLK gene encoding DNA polymerase kappa isoform X3 translates to MKKVGNSSCSDGFLLRMGLNDNKAGMQGLDKEKINKIIMEATKGSRFYENELKKDQQVNQRIEKMMQLKEKITTQQLLKAQLQVDKLVIELEQNRNLNNTIVHIDMDAFYAAVEMRDNPELKEKPIAVGSMSMLVREILSEYDPNFMPMGLDEAYLNLTEHLEERQNWPEDRRRFFFNTESTTEKDKDDVNMSAKSDKDGYSSSPVLFEDNTPLMDDDPEQRHQSEENSVVFGNSAEEVVKEIRFRIEQKTQLTASAGIAPNTMLAKMCSDCNKPNGQYKIPPERQAVLDFLKDLPIRKVPGIGKVTEKMLKALGIVTCSELYQQRALLSLLFSEASWRNFLDISLGLGSTHLEKDGERKSMSTERTFSEMNTAEDQYSLCRELCRDLAQELQKEGLKGKTVTLKLKNVNFEVKTRASTVLSSVSTEEEIFAVAKDLLGTEIDSVAPHPLRIRLMGVRVSGFLSEEEKKYQQKSITSFLKSGREVGFLSLQPGMSNQECFTKNSEASPRGSFFDKKRAARQLNRENFSPNETVGKQPFHDRKSSAKFVEETKKVTDLQSSNVCKIFTCPVCFEEQSSNNLEELNRHIDECLNGTFIKDTVEMSKNNNSGESTLNFLPQVKNENVDECQKNKKDQLAGSDQSASTSDKSTSNSTDKFTQVISDKPNRERQPSNLSDMARNVCMKQCLFPMRISQGSEDHFGKTEHTEETSSSCFFEAKEESVLVCPVCNSEQKTTSLVSFNRHVDVCLNKGLIQELTEKKDFPTKTYNMENSDRVGGLSRGQQCTNPSQGTKRSGLTTSQSVSKKAKSSNSKHTIEKFFK